The genomic stretch ACGCCGCAGGTGAGAACATCACCATTGCCAACGCTGCGAGCGGATCGGCCGCTGCGACCATCGGTGGCACCGCGACTAACGCAGGTGCTTCGGCAGTCGCCACGGGCCAGCTGGCCCTCGACTCCGAAAAGTCGTTCAGTGTCGCTGCCGCCAACACAACCGACTTCTTTAACGCCACAGCAGCGGCAGGACAGTTGCAGAAGGTCAGTGACCTGGATGTCAGTTCAGTCGATGCAGCGCAGCGCACACTGGCCATGGTCGACTCAGCCCTCGCGGCGGTGAATAGTCAGCGTGCAAAGTTTGGCGCCCTGCAATCACGCTTCGAGACCACCATCTCCAACCTGCAGACCACAACCGAGAACCTGTCGGCCTCGCGTTCGCGGATTCGTGACACCGACTTCGCATCGGAAACCGCCAACCTGACCCGCGCACAGATTCTGCAACAGGCCGGCACCGCGATGCTGTCCCAGGCCAACGCCCTGCCGCAGAACGTACTTTCGCTGCTCGGCTAAGCGGAGTAGGCTGAGGAAAACCACACGGCGCGAAGTTCGCAAGAGCCTCGCGCCGCTTTCCCTTGAGGGAGGCAATCATGACTATCCCTGCGTTAAGCAGTTCCATGGCGTCCGATGTGCTGTCGCACGCCACTGCGGCACCGCCCGCCGGGTCGGCTCAGACTTTGGGATCGACACGGAACAGCGGTACGACAACCGGCGCTGAACAGATTTCGTCTGCGACGGCCACCACATCGCAACAGTCTTCAGGCACGCCCGCTTCGCTGCAGGAAGTGGAGCAGGCGATGGAAGAAGTGCGAAGTGCAATCGCCCCAATGGCACAGGACTTGCTTTTCTCCATTGAGGAAGACACCGGAAAAACCATCATCAAAGTGGTGGATTCGAGCACTGACGAAGTCATCCGGCAGATTCCGTCCGAGGAAATCATTACCATCGCCAAGGCGCTGGACAACCTACAGGGCTTGCTGCTCAAACAGAAAGCCTGAGCGGCTGCGGCTTAGAAGGAGAACGTTATGGCGGGCATTACTTCAACTGGTCTGGGTTCGGGGCTCGACATCGAGTCGATCGTCAGCCAACTGATGACGGTAGAAAGTCGTCCGCTCAGCCTGCTCGCCGCCAAGGAAGCAAGCTACCAGGCAAAACTCTCCGCCTTCGGCCAGATCAAGAGCGTGCTCTCGTCGCTGCAGACGGCAACAACTGCCTTGAACGATGCGGACAAATTTGCCGCAACCAAGGCAACATCGAGCGGCGACGGCGGCTTCACTGTCAGCTCAAGCACAGCCGCTTCAACCGGAAGCTATAGCGTGGATGTAATGCAGATGGCAAAGATCCAGCGCATTTCGACACCTGCGAGCACCAGCTTTGTCCCCTCCGCCGGCACGCTGACGATCAACTTCGGCACAGTCTCCGAGGTCAACGGATCGAACACCTTTGTCGATGACGTGCCGGCGCGCACTGCCTCGCTCGACTTCACGGGCAGCACACTTGCAGAACTGCGCGATGCGATCAATGCCGACAGTACGCTCGGCATCAAGGCCAGCATCGTCAACAACGGCTCGCAGAATCAGTTGGTGCTCAGTGGCACCACCACGGGCGCCAACATGGCATTCAAGCTGACCGGTGACAATGGCCTCGCAGGGCTGAGCTTCGACCCGGCCGCCACGGCCGCTCCTACGGATACGATGTACTCCGTTCAGGCTGCGCAGGATGCCCGCATCAAGGTCGACGGCATCGAGATCACGCGTGGCAAGAACACCATTTCCGACGTCATCGAAGGGGTCACCCTGACGCTGACCAAGGAGCCGAGCGGCACCGCGACCAGCCTGGTCAATACCGTCTCCGTGTCCGAAGATCAGACCGCGGCAAAATCTGCGATCGAAGCATTTGTGAAGGCCTATAACGAGGTCAGCAGCACGATCAAGAGCCTCACGGCCTACAACACCGACACCAGTACGGCTTCCACGCTGACTGGCGACTCCACCGCGCGCAGCATCGCCAGTCAGTTGCGAAGCTCGCTCAGCGCCTCTTTCAGCGGGCTTGGAACCGCCACGACGATGTCGCAGATCGGCATCAGCTTCGACAAGGACGGAACCCTCGCTTTCGACAGCACCAAGTTCTCGACGGCGCTCAGCGACTCCGACATGAACGTCTCCGCCCTGTTCACCGGCACCGACGACGTCGATGGCTTCGCCACCACCTTCAATGCGCGCCTGAGCGCCTATATCGACAGCGACGGCCTGATCGCCGCCCGCACGGAAGGGATCAACTCGACGATCAAGTCGATCACGAAAAATTACGACACGCTGGAAACCCGGCTTGAAGCCACTGAAGCGCGCTACCGGGCGCAATTCACGTCGCTCGACACGCTGATTTCCGGCCTGAGCCAGACCAGTACCTATCTGACGCAGCAGTTGGCAAACCTGCCTTCCTTCAGTTCCAAGTAACAAGGACGCCGACTTTCATGTTTGGAACCTCATACGCGAATCGTGCATCGGCTTATGCCCGAATCGGCACACAGACCAGCGTCGAATCAGCCACGCCCCACAAGCTGATCCTGATGCTCTACGACGGCGCGCTGCTGTCCATCGCCACGGCCACCGCTGCCATGCGCAACAAGAACATTCCGGCAAAAGGTGCCGCCGTGTCGAAGGCGATCGACATCATCACCAACGGGCTCAAGGTCAGTCTCGACCTCGAAGCCGGCGGCGAACTTGCCGCTCGTCTGGACGCACTCTACGAGTACATGGGTGAGCGCCTCCTGTACGCCAACCTGCACAACAACGAGGCAGCGCTGGAAGAAGTCGCCAACCTGCTGAGCAGCCTGCGGGAAGCCTGGGAAGGCATCGCCGGCCAGGTTTCGACCTGACGGAGACCGGTCATGCTGACACCCGGAACCGGCGCCCAGTTGCTGAGCCTTTACGAGGCCATGGCCGTGGCCGCACGTGAAAACGACTGGGATCAGCTCGCAGAACTCGAACATGCCGCAGCAGACGTGCGCAAGTCGGCCCAGAGCGCCTCGAACGGCTCCGTGCTGTCGGCGGACGAGCAGCGTACGCTCGCCGGATGTATCCGCAGCATTCTCGAACTCGACCGCGAGATCCGTACTCACGTCGAACCCGCGCTTGAGAGCACCCGCAAGCTGCTGTCGACCACCGTGCGAGACAAGGCCGTGCGCAACGCGTACGGCAATCTCGGGGGGTGAGCGGCTTGACGGTCTGCTGACCGGACGCCCCGCACCATGATTCCAGCCGATCTCGCCGCCCGCCTCCGCCTGCTCAACGAAGCAAGCTTCTTCAATACCGATCCACCGGTCGCGGGGCTGCAACGGGCGCGCGAGATCCAGGCGCAACTGCCGGAGCTCGTTCCCGGTCAGCGCTTCTTTGCCACCCTGCAACGCACCCTGCCTGACGGCACCTTTCAGGCACTGGTCGCGGGCAAGCAGGTTACGCTGGCGCTCAACACCTCCGCCAAGGCCGGCGACACACTCGAACTGATCGTTGCCGAAACCACACCCAAGGCGGTGCTCGCCCGACTGGCGAATCCCGACGCCGCTCAGGCCAACAGTTCGGCCCCTTCAACGCTGAGCCAGACCGGCAAGCTGATCAGTTTCCTGCTCACCGGACAGCCGGCCTCAAAGCCCGTCGTACTGGCAAACAACCAGCCGCTGCTGACCACCCCGCCGGCAAACGGTGCCGCGCTGGTGCCGATGCTGCGTCAGGCCGTGGCGCAGAGCGGGCTGTTCTATGAGTCGCATCAGGCGCAATGGCTGTCGGGCAAGACCGACCTCGCAGCCCTGATGCGCGAGCCGCAGGCGCAGGCCGCCGCGACGCCCGGTTCGCAGGCCGCACAGCTTGCCGCACGCCCCGGCCCCGCATCGGGCACTGCAGCGCAAGCCGCCGGCAACGCCGCGGTCGCGGCAGGTGCTGCCGGGAGCGAGAATGCACGAGGCGTCGCCTCTGCGCTCGGGACGGAGGCAGCCGTCAGCAAGGCGGGCCCGGTGGCCGAGCGCACCCTGCCGGTCGTCCATCAGCAACTCGATGCGCTGGCCACCAACCAGTATGCCTGGCATGGCTTTGCGTGGCCGGGGCAGAAGATCGAATGGATCATCGAGGACCCGCGCGGCGAGGCCGAAGGTGGTGAGGCCGAAACGCCTGCCGAATGGAACACCACACTTCGCCTCACCCTGCCCCGCCTCGGCGGCATGGAAGCGCAGCTGCATCTGACGCCGGCCGGCGTTGCCTTGCGCCTGCGCGCAGACGACCCCGAAGCCATCGCCGCCCTCGAGGCCGGACAGGGTGCGCTGGCCGACGCGCTAGAGGCCGTCGCCGTGCCGCTCACCGGCATGGTCGTGGAGTTGCGTGATGAGCGCGGATGAAACCCCGGGCCGCGGCGAAGCGGTCGCCCTGACCTACTCCAGCGGCGAAGGCGCACCGCGCGTCGTCGCCAAGGGGCGCGGCCTGATCGCGCAGGAGATCATCGAGCGTGCGCGCGAAGCCGGTGTCTATGTGCACGAATCGCCCGAGCTGGTCTCCCTGCTGATGCAGGTCGATCTCGACACCCATATTCCGCCCCAGCTCTACGTCGCGGTCGCAGAACTGCTTGCCTGGCTGTACCGTATCGAACAGGGCAACGATGCGTCGCCACCGCCACCACCCGCACTGGCCGGCCTGATGGGCGCACCGACCAAGAAGCCCGAGTAGCGCCTCGCAGGCACCGATTGCGCCGCACTTGAGCGCGGACAGCGCACCCCGCACCGAGTCGTGCTATAAGATTTGCGCAATACCCTCCGGAAACCGCATCAGCGTCAGACCGCATGTCCACCGATAACGCACACACCCGGGTCGAGCTCGTCCGCTCAGATGAAGAAGAAAAATATCTGCTGCAGAGCCCCCGCGAAATCCGTCAGCTGCTGACCA from Parazoarcus communis encodes the following:
- a CDS encoding flagellar protein FlaG gives rise to the protein MTIPALSSSMASDVLSHATAAPPAGSAQTLGSTRNSGTTTGAEQISSATATTSQQSSGTPASLQEVEQAMEEVRSAIAPMAQDLLFSIEEDTGKTIIKVVDSSTDEVIRQIPSEEIITIAKALDNLQGLLLKQKA
- a CDS encoding flagellar hook-length control protein FliK, whose translation is MIPADLAARLRLLNEASFFNTDPPVAGLQRAREIQAQLPELVPGQRFFATLQRTLPDGTFQALVAGKQVTLALNTSAKAGDTLELIVAETTPKAVLARLANPDAAQANSSAPSTLSQTGKLISFLLTGQPASKPVVLANNQPLLTTPPANGAALVPMLRQAVAQSGLFYESHQAQWLSGKTDLAALMREPQAQAAATPGSQAAQLAARPGPASGTAAQAAGNAAVAAGAAGSENARGVASALGTEAAVSKAGPVAERTLPVVHQQLDALATNQYAWHGFAWPGQKIEWIIEDPRGEAEGGEAETPAEWNTTLRLTLPRLGGMEAQLHLTPAGVALRLRADDPEAIAALEAGQGALADALEAVAVPLTGMVVELRDERG
- the fliS gene encoding flagellar export chaperone FliS: MFGTSYANRASAYARIGTQTSVESATPHKLILMLYDGALLSIATATAAMRNKNIPAKGAAVSKAIDIITNGLKVSLDLEAGGELAARLDALYEYMGERLLYANLHNNEAALEEVANLLSSLREAWEGIAGQVST
- a CDS encoding EscU/YscU/HrcU family type III secretion system export apparatus switch protein; its protein translation is MSADETPGRGEAVALTYSSGEGAPRVVAKGRGLIAQEIIERAREAGVYVHESPELVSLLMQVDLDTHIPPQLYVAVAELLAWLYRIEQGNDASPPPPPALAGLMGAPTKKPE
- the fliD gene encoding flagellar filament capping protein FliD — translated: MAGITSTGLGSGLDIESIVSQLMTVESRPLSLLAAKEASYQAKLSAFGQIKSVLSSLQTATTALNDADKFAATKATSSGDGGFTVSSSTAASTGSYSVDVMQMAKIQRISTPASTSFVPSAGTLTINFGTVSEVNGSNTFVDDVPARTASLDFTGSTLAELRDAINADSTLGIKASIVNNGSQNQLVLSGTTTGANMAFKLTGDNGLAGLSFDPAATAAPTDTMYSVQAAQDARIKVDGIEITRGKNTISDVIEGVTLTLTKEPSGTATSLVNTVSVSEDQTAAKSAIEAFVKAYNEVSSTIKSLTAYNTDTSTASTLTGDSTARSIASQLRSSLSASFSGLGTATTMSQIGISFDKDGTLAFDSTKFSTALSDSDMNVSALFTGTDDVDGFATTFNARLSAYIDSDGLIAARTEGINSTIKSITKNYDTLETRLEATEARYRAQFTSLDTLISGLSQTSTYLTQQLANLPSFSSK
- a CDS encoding flagellar protein FliT — protein: MLTPGTGAQLLSLYEAMAVAARENDWDQLAELEHAAADVRKSAQSASNGSVLSADEQRTLAGCIRSILELDREIRTHVEPALESTRKLLSTTVRDKAVRNAYGNLGG